The following is a genomic window from Paenibacillus sp. FSL R5-0766.
AGCTGAACGGCATCTCTCAATTTGCGGGGGAAGAACGTGTATCCATGGTGGTGTACGGTACGAAGGGTACGATTGCCCTGGAAAATTGGGAAGAATTGAAGACGGGTCTGGTGGGGCAGCCACTTTCTCCTGTGGAAGTGCTTGAGTCCGCCAGTGAATTGCCGGTTCTTAAACATGTCATTGCCCGTATACAGGGCAAATCAGCTAAGATATATGATTTTAACGATGGGTATCAGGCACAATTGGTACTGGAAGCGCTACGGAACACGGAACAATCAGGATAAGAAAAGGAGTGTCAGGTTTTTTCATATGAGGTGCCCGGTGCACCTTTTCCTGATTCAGCTCTCCTTAACACAAACAAGCATCGCAGAGGCTCGGATGAGTCTGTCTGCGATGCTTCTTTCCTTTGATATATGCTCATGATACAGCTATTTAGATACTCGATCAGTAGGTTGAGTCGGATTATGCAAGTTTGAAGCGTTTAACCAGTTGATCAAGCGCGTCGGACATTTCATTCAACTGCTTGGACGTGTCAGACATTTCCTGCAGAGAAGCAAGTTGTTCCTCCGTCATTGCAGATACTTCTTCCGTGGCTGATGCAGTATCTTCCACAACAGCCGATACTTCATTGATGGACTTCATCACAGCCTCACTACCGGAAGTTAACTCCTCGACAACAGCAGATACCTCCAGAACTTCACCACTGAGGTTATGAATATGCTGAGTAATGGTTGAAAAAGCATTACCTGCATCCTCAATGGTTCGCAACCCTTCATTCACATGTAGAGTGCTCTCATCAACCACCTGCACCGTACTTTGAACACCTGCTACCACGGTTTCCAATATACTTGTAATCTCTTTGGCTGATGTTGCACTTTGGTCTGCAAGATTACGGATTTCCGCGGCAACAACAGCGAAGCCACGTCCATTATCCCCAGCGCGGGCAGCTTCAATTCCGGCGTTAAGTGCAAGCAGATTGGTTTGTCTCGCAATACCTGACATTGAATCTGCAATGTTGATCACTTGATCAGACATCTTCGAAATTTCATTAATGGCTTCCTGTACAGAGAGGAAGGATTGTTCAATGGAACTCATTTTACCTACAGCATTATCAATGCGCTGTTGCCCATCCACAGCAATGGATTCGGTACGAACTGCACGGCCTGCCACGTCACTTGCCGAGGAGGCGACACGATTAAGGCCGTTGAGGGATTGCTGCATCGCAGCTACCATGGTTTGCGTAAGAGCAACCTGTTCATCAGCACCTTCAGCGACACGTTCCATGGCAGTGGCAACTTCTTTTCCTGCAAGATGGCTATCGGCAACCCCTTTATCCAATCGATCCGAAGCTGTACTCAGAATCATGGCATTGCTCTGAACGTCCAGCATCATTTGCTGCAAACCAGTGAGCATTGTATTGGCTGCCTCCGCGAGTTCACGAGTTTCGTCTTTCATTGGCGTAGCGATTCTCAGTGTCAGGTCACCATTGGAAGAACCAATGTCATTTAATGCCTGTTTCACGGTACGAATGTTTCTAACAATGGCACGTGACAGGACCAACGCAGTGATGAACGAGATAATAGCCACAACGATAAGTGCCCCATACAGTTCCAGGTTCAGTAGTGTGTTTTTTTGCTTCAGTGCTTCTGTACGGTTATCGGTTAACGTATGCTCGTTGGTTCGAAACGTATCGAGAGCAGTCCGAATCTGGTCCATGTCTCTTTTACCTGGATCATCTGCGAAAAAATCTCGAATGGCCTGTGTATTATTGGCTTGACGAAGGGCGACCATAGGTTCACCAGCGACCTGGACCCAGTTTTCCATATTAGTATGTATGTCTTCCAAAAGTGCAAGTTGAGCCGGATTATCCGAAATTAAAGCAGCAAGTTCATCTCTAAGTGTAATAAGTTGCGCTTTTCCTTGGGTGTAGGGATCGAGATAATTGTCCTGACCCGTGATGATGTAACCGCGTTTACCTGTTTCCATATCTACCATGTTTCTTTCGAGTTCATAGGTGAGGGCATGTACCCGCATATCGTGATCGACCAGAAAATCCAGTTCCCGTTGGAGCTGACTTGTGCTGTTCTGAATCAGCAGGATGCAACCAGCCAGTACAGCCAGTACGAGTAAATATCCTAATCCGATCTTATAAAAAATCTTAAAAGTCTTTCGCTTTTTCATGTTTGTTATTCCTCTCTATGGGGTATATGTAGTTGTCGAAAAAACTGGAAATGTGATAATTGTAGGTCTTTAGATTAGGTGTCTAAAGCACTATTTTTTAGTATTATACGTAAAGAAACTTCTTTTGTATATAGTTTGTTTAACTACAATATAAGGTTTGGTTGATGTTGTATAAGGTTGGGGTTGATGATGTTTTACAATCGTTGGTTTACACGTTCAAACGTTATGTTTATCATGGGTAGGGAACGATTCCAATTACATATACAATATCCCAATCCGAAAGGAACATTGGACATGAATAAAGAGAAGGTATTGCTCAAACCGGAAGCGATGATTTTTGACATGGATGGTACGCTGTTCCAGACAGAGACCCTGTTGTTGCCAGCTTACCAGCAACTATTTGATACATTGCGTGCCGAAGGGCACTTTGAAGGAGAAACTCCACCCGAGGAACGGATGCTGGGAAGTTTGGGCATGTTGCTTGAAGATATATGGAAAGTGGTTATGCCTGAGGCGTCGGAAGCGGCACATCGCCGGGCAGACGAACTGTTGCTTCAACTGGAGATTGAAGGGCTTGATCAAGGAAGTTCCCAATTGTATCCGGGGGTGAAAGAAACACTGCAAGCATTAAAACAACAAGGAGTGCGTCTTTTTGTCGCAAGTAACGGGCTGGAGGACTATGTGAAGGGTGTGGCGTTTGCACACGAGATTATGCCTTTCTTTGAAGGGGTATACAGTGCAGGCCAGTACAAGACTCCTTCCAAGATTAATCTGGTGCAGATCCTGCTTGAGAAACATCGCATTCAGGACGCATGGATGGTAGGGGATCGCTCTTCTGACGTGGAAGCGGGTAAAATGAACGGTCAGGCGGTCATCGGCTGTGCTTATGCCGGGTTTGGCCGTGATGAGGAGCTTGCGGGCTCAGATGTGCTCATCTCTGATTTTACAGAACTGCTGCGTCTGTATGAT
Proteins encoded in this region:
- a CDS encoding methyl-accepting chemotaxis protein codes for the protein MKKRKTFKIFYKIGLGYLLVLAVLAGCILLIQNSTSQLQRELDFLVDHDMRVHALTYELERNMVDMETGKRGYIITGQDNYLDPYTQGKAQLITLRDELAALISDNPAQLALLEDIHTNMENWVQVAGEPMVALRQANNTQAIRDFFADDPGKRDMDQIRTALDTFRTNEHTLTDNRTEALKQKNTLLNLELYGALIVVAIISFITALVLSRAIVRNIRTVKQALNDIGSSNGDLTLRIATPMKDETRELAEAANTMLTGLQQMMLDVQSNAMILSTASDRLDKGVADSHLAGKEVATAMERVAEGADEQVALTQTMVAAMQQSLNGLNRVASSASDVAGRAVRTESIAVDGQQRIDNAVGKMSSIEQSFLSVQEAINEISKMSDQVINIADSMSGIARQTNLLALNAGIEAARAGDNGRGFAVVAAEIRNLADQSATSAKEITSILETVVAGVQSTVQVVDESTLHVNEGLRTIEDAGNAFSTITQHIHNLSGEVLEVSAVVEELTSGSEAVMKSINEVSAVVEDTASATEEVSAMTEEQLASLQEMSDTSKQLNEMSDALDQLVKRFKLA
- a CDS encoding HAD hydrolase-like protein, giving the protein MNKEKVLLKPEAMIFDMDGTLFQTETLLLPAYQQLFDTLRAEGHFEGETPPEERMLGSLGMLLEDIWKVVMPEASEAAHRRADELLLQLEIEGLDQGSSQLYPGVKETLQALKQQGVRLFVASNGLEDYVKGVAFAHEIMPFFEGVYSAGQYKTPSKINLVQILLEKHRIQDAWMVGDRSSDVEAGKMNGQAVIGCAYAGFGRDEELAGSDVLISDFTELLRLYDEAE